The DNA sequence ACGGGAAGATCGTTGCAAGGAGGGTCAGAGACCAGGAGGAAGGCAGAGGATGTCATCCTTGAGGTGATCCCCCACATAATGAGGGAGCCTGTCAGTTAATGGGCCATTGAAAGGATTGCGGAAGAGCTGGAGGCTCCGGTTGAACTAGAGGACCCTCCTAACATTCTCATCCAACCTTCTCCTGAAGGATGTCATCCTCCTCAGGAGGCCCCTTGAGTCAGGTCCCCTCAGAACTAGGTCCTCCTCAATACTGAACCGGATGCCGTCGGCGCTTATCTCATTGAAGACTAACTCAACCTCATTTGAGTCGTCCGGGATGTCATTGGTCCTCACATTGTAGTCAACAAGTAGTTCATCATGTTCAAGGACATCTGAAATAGCGGACTTGAGCGTCATCTCCAGCACATCCAGAAAGGTTTCTATGACCGGGAGGTCGTTCCACCAGCAGTACCCGAGGAGCATCTTGAGCTGTATATCCTTTATTGAGACCTCTCCATGGTTCTTAACTGCAACTGTGAGAACCCCCCTGGAGGTTCTCAGCGTTATCCTCTGGTCAGTCATTTCCATCAATAAGAGCGTTTATAAGGTCATTGGCCCTTGCAAGCCCGACGAGGTCTCCTTCATAGTCTATGATGGGTATCTGCTCAATTTTCCTCCTCTTCATCTTCTGTGCGCAGGAGGTTACGGTTGTTGAGGTGGTTGCCGTCACGATATCTGTGGTGGCGACGTCCCTGGCCTCCTTGTCAGGGAATTTCAGCTGATTCTTTATGACGTAGAGGACGTTCTTGCTGTCCCATGACCACCTGTCACCCTCTGTACCGACTGAGGTGTTGTGGACTGTGCTCTCTGAGACCACCTCACTCTCATTTATGAAGTCTGTCTCTGTGAGGACACCTGATAGTTTTCCTCTGTTGTTGAGGGTGAGGAGCACCTTTAACCTGAAGTACCGCATTATCTCAAAGGCCACGTTGAGTGGTGTCCTGTCCCAGGTGGTGGGGATGTTGCGTGTCATGTAATTTTCAACAGGTTCCTGGATGTCCATCTCAGCGATGGCCCCTGCAACAAGGTCATAGCTTGTCACTATGCCCACAAGCCTGTCCCCATCCACAACAGGGACCCTGCGGATGTTGTTCTCAAGCATCCGCTCTGCAGCCACCCTGACGTCATCATCAGGGGATACCGTGACAGGGTTTCTTGTCATAATGAGGACTATCTGCTCCTCATCAGGGTTTTCAACAAGATCAGATCTTGTTATTATGCCTACGAGTTCCTCCGTTCCCTTCTTAACCACAGGAAGCCCTGAAACATTCTTCTTTCTCATGAGTTCAAGGGCTGTTGCCCTGTTCCCTGGTACAGTAACGTAGTGTATGTTCTCTGACATTATCTCCTTTACAAGCATGACCAACACCAGAAGTAATTCGTAAAAAAAGGTTTTTCAGTGAACCACGAGGACCGGGCAGCCTGCGGATCTTACAACCTTCTCGGCCACGCTTCCCAGAAGGAATCTGTCAAGACCGTGTTTGCCTGAGGTACCCATTACCACGAGGTCCACGCCCTCCTTCTCCACTGTCCTGAGTATGGCCTCTGCAGGTGAACCCTCATCGGTCCTCACTGTTAACTTTATATCCGCCCCTGACTCCTCAACGAGCTTTTTAACAGCCTCCAGGGACCTTGAGGCCTCCTCCTCGAGCATCTCCCGCAATCTTATTATAAGGTCGTCGGCTGGTAGACCCACCAGTGAAGACGTCTCCATAACTGTTAAAGCAATTATTTCAGCTCCGCTTTCCCTGGCAATCCATATTGCATGTTCAGCAGCCTTATTGGCCTGTTTTGAGCCGTCGGTCGGGAGCAGGATTTTACTGTACATAGCCTCACCTCTTAACTAGTTTACCTTTTATTATTAAATATATTATATTTTTCGATTCGGTCCGGTTTATGATTGAGAGGTATGGATCACCTGAAAGCTTCTCCACGAGGATAAGGTCCGCAGGGAAGCCCTCCTCGATGACACCTGTGCCTGTGAAGGCTGATGTGTTGGATGTGGCCATCCTCAGCACCTCCACCGGTGGGAAGTATCTGCGTGCGCATCCCCTTGTGACCTTGAGTGTGTACTCCATCTCACGCAGCATATCAGGGGAGTTGAACATCAGGTTGTCTGTGCCAAGGAGAAGGTTGATGCCCAGCTCATGCATCCTCCTGATGGGGGGTATGCCGGATGAGAGCGCCCCGTTGGACCTGGGACAGAGGACCACCGACGCACCACTCTCCCTCACAAGTTTAAGGTCCTCCCTGACAGGGTTTGTGAGGTGTACAAGGAGTTTGAATCCTGCGTTGAGGGCCCTTTCAACCTCACTCATGCCTGTATCCTCAAGGGACCTTCTCTGTGACTCCCTGTGCTCTGCAACGTGTATGGATGCTATCTTTCCTGCCCTTTCACATTCCTCAACGATTATGGATGCTGTTTCATCCGTTATCTCACCCATACCGCTGGGGGCGAATCCGTCTGAAACCCTCAGGACCCCCCTGACCCGCCGGCGGATCTCAGCCCGGGATGCCTCCTGATCAAAGACCACGGGATCCCTTCCAAGTATAATCCCTGAGATGGGGAGGTCACCGATGGCCTCCCTCAGGAGTTCAACCCCCTCAGGGCCGCCCTCCCTGTAGTCAATAAATGATCCGATCCCATGGGTGATCATGTCCCTGGCCGAGTTTCTCATGGCCTCCATGAGCATCCCTGGTGGTGACGATTCCAGTATCCTGTGTTTGAGGCCATTAGGGGGTCTCACTATATCCTCAAGTGGTCTTCCATCGCCCACATCAAGTGCAACTGAGTCGCCGATGTGAACATGTGAATTTACAAGTGCAGGGCATACCATTAGCTTTGAAGCGTCGATTCTCTCTCCTGATGGGGCCCGTTCATCTGTTATCTCCTTTATGATTCCATCCTCAATCACCAGGTTCTTCCTCTGGGGTGTGAGCTCGGGGCCCCTCAGGATGGTTCCATTTTCAACCACAAGCATATTCATTATATAGGTGCGGGATCTTCTTTAATGCTTTCTGGATACTGTGGTGATTTTCCAGAAAAGAAGAGAAAAAATCGCACATAACTCCTCAGATTTTCCAGTTCAAAAAGGAAAGTGGGGTACTGCTAAAACTTCCTGAGATTGTTCAGCTCAGACTTCTCAGCGACCCTGTTGTAGTAGTCCACCTTAACCGTGCCCCTGTAGTACCTGTAGTATACCTTGAGTCTGGTGCTTGCACCCGGGTTGAGGGTCCCGGTGTAAACCTGCTTGTAGTTCCTTGTTGAGTATCTGCCGTACCAGACCCTTGTGTAGAAGTTCCTGGCGGCGGCTGTACCCTGATTCCTGATGTATATGTACAGTGTGCTACCTGATTTTCTGGTCCCCGTAACCACCAGGTCCGGTTTCGGGTTTCCAGCTGTTACTGTCTTCTTCTTAACTGATATGAGGCCATTGGAGTCTTTCGCTGTCAGTGAAACCGTGTAGTATCCCTCACGGGCATAGGTGTGTGTAACATTAGAACCGGTGGCGGTTGAACCATCGCCAAAGTTCCAGGTAAGGGTGAGGTTGTCACCATCAGGGTCATATGAGGTTGAAGTGAATGCAAATGTTCTGATTGATGTTGAGCCACAGTAGGCGTAGGTGAAGTCAGCAACAGGTTTGCTTCCTGTGAAGGTGGGCCTGCTCTTTGTCCTGTACCATTCCTCTGCAGCCGCATCATCGTAGGGTGTTGTCTGATTAACCCTGGGAAATGTTCCGTTCCAGTCCCCGACGAAGGCCGCGTATCCATGATCGTTGCGCCACACCTCTGTTCCATTGTACAGGGTGCTCTGATTTATAACCTCATAGTTCTGCTGGTTGGCCTCATAGAAGTTCCTGGCGCCGCTGAGGAAGTCATAGATTATCTCGGCACCATCCCATGCAGTTGCATAGTAGTTGGCCCCTGCCCCCGTGAACATCCTTGCAAAGCTGTAAACCGTTTCAACGGGGTTTTTAACCTCATACTCCTCAACCCAGCCGGTTGAGAAGCATGCGTGAAGTAGAATTGCGGGTATGCCATCCTTGAAGGGAGCATAGAATGTGGTGCCGTTCACCATCATCATGTCACCGGCACTCCATATGTACCCATCCCTTGCAACAAGGCCGAATGGTGGTGTGGCGTTACCTCCACGACCATCATAGTGACCCGCCATGTAGCCACCGTGTCCGGCGTAGATCACTGCATCTGCCCCATACATACCCTTCAGTATGTTCTTGACGGTTGCATTGTTCCTGTAGAGCTCAAGAACATGGTAACCCCTGTTTTTGAGGGTCGTTGCAACCTTCTTTGCCTCATCATACATGTCAGGGCTATCGGAGAGGCTATCTGCTACTATGAGTATGTGGGCCTCTGCCACTGGAAATGTGATGACTGATGCGATGATGAGTGCTGTGAGCATAAATCCTGATACCCTCATCGTATTCACCGATCAGCTCTATGGCTTCACATAAACTTAAACATATGATGGTATCTTGGTGCTCAGACTCACATACCATGGTATTCATCAAGGGACTTCACTGTTATTTTTCCCATGCGAACTGCTTCAATGGCATTAAGGGCCGCCCTGGCCCCTGCAAGTGTCGTGACGTAGGGTATTCCAAGTTCAACGGCCATCCTCCTTATGAGGTAGCCGTCATCGGCTGACTGCTTCCCGGATGGTGTGTTTATTATGAGACCAACTTCACCATCCAGAATTGCGTCCCTGATGTTTGGTGACCCCTGGCTCACCTTCCTCACGACCTCTATATCTGCAATGTCACTGACTGCCCTGGCTGTTCCCCGGGTTGCCATGATCCTGAAGCCGAGTTCATCGGCCTTTTTAACGATATCGGCTATCTTATCCTTGTCCTGGTCCCTGACACTTATGAAGACCTTCCCCTCATTGAGGAGGTCCATGCTGGCTGAGAGCTGGGACTTGTAGTAGGCTATGCCAAAGTTTTCATCTATTCCCATGGCCTCGCCTGTTGATTTCATCTCAGGGCCCAGGACCGAATCTGCTCCAGGGAGCTTTATGAATGGGAATACAGACTCCTTCACAGCGACGTGTTCTATATCCTTCTCCTCTGTGAGACCAAGGTCCCTGAGCTTCGCGCCCATCATGAGCCTTGCAGCCATCTTGGCAAGGGGGACCCCTGTCGCCTTGCTGACAAAGGGTACTGTACGGCTTGCCCTCGGGTTTGCCTCGAGTATGTAGACTGATGGATCTGAGTCTGGCTTTACAGCGTACTGTATGTTTATGAGGCCCACCACCTCAAGTTCAAGGGCCAGTTTCCTTGTGTACTCCTTTATGGTATCAATTATATCCTCCGGGATGCTCTGTGGTGGTATCACGCACGCTGAATCCCCTGAGTGGACTCCTGCCTCCTCGATGTGCTCCATTATACCTCCTATGTAGACGTCGGTGCCGTCGCAGAGTGCATCCACGTCGACCTCTATGGCATCCTCAAGGAACTTGTCCACCAGTATGGGGTGTTCGGGGGATACACGGACAGCCTCCCTCATGTACTCCTCAAGCTCCACATCATCATAGACTATCTCCATCGCCCTTCCACCCAGGACATAGGAGGGCCTTACGAGTACAGGGTAGCCTATGCGTTCAGCCACGGCCCTTGCATCCTCAAAGGACTTTGCGATTCCGTAGGGTGCCTGGGGTATTCCCAGTTTATTCAGCACCTCAGTGAATCTTTCACGGTCCTCTACCCTGTCTATGCTCTCATGTGGTGTTCCGAGTATCCTCACACCAGCCTCTGCCAGGGGGACCGCCAGGTTTATGGATGTCTGGCCACCGAACTGGACAACAACACCCTCTGGTTTCTCCTTCTCGATGATGGCGAGGACGTCCTCAAGGGTGAGGGGCTCGAAGTAGAGCTTATCTGAGATGTCATAATCTGTACTCACTGTCTCCGGGTTGTTGTTGACCATTATGGTCTCATATCCATCCTCAGTGAGGGCCATGGCTGCGTGGACGCAGCAGTAGTCGAACTCTATCCCCTGACCTATCCTTATTGGACCTGAACCTATGATGAGGACCTTTCTACGGTCTGATACCTCCACCTCATCTTCAAGGTCATAGCAACCATAGTAGTAGGGTGTCCTGGCCTCAAACTCGGCTGCGCATGTATCAACCATCTTGTAGACAGGTTTTATGTTGTTCTCAAGCCTCAGGGCCCTGATACTGGATTCATCCATACCTGTGAGGGATGCTAATCTCGAATCTGAAAAGCCCATCCGCTTGGCCTTGAGCAGTATGCGGGGGTCCTCCAGTGATTCCCTGGTGATGGATGATTCAAATTCAGCTATGTTGCTTATCTTCTGGAGGAAGAAGGGGTCTATCTGTGTCAGGCCATGTATCTCCTCTATGCTCATACCATCCCTGAGGGCGGTGTAGACCTGAAAGAGCCTCTGGTCCGTTGGATTCTCAAGGTCCGCCCTGGTGTATGGTGTCTCAGTGAATCCGTCTGCACCGATGTCCAGGGACCTTATGGCCTTGTTGAGGGACTCCTCAAGGGTTCTCCCTATGGCCATGACCTCCCCCGTGGACTTCATCTGAACCCCTATCTCCCTGCTTATCCCCTTGAACTTGTCAAAGGGCCAGCGGGGGATCTTTGTGACCACGTAATCTATTGTGGGCTCGAAGGACGCTGGTGTCTCCTTGGTGATGTCGTTCTGTATCTCATCGAGGGTCATGCCGACGGCTATCTTGGCCGCTATCTTGGCTATGGGGTAACCCGTGGCCTTGGATGCCAGCGCACTGCTCCTGCTGACCCTCGGGTTCACCTCTATGACCTTGTATTCGCCGGTCTCCGGGTGGACAGCGAACTGTATGTTACAGCCACCCTCTATCTTGAGGGCCCTTATGATCTTTATGGCCGCATCCCTCAGCCTCTGGTTGTCCTCGTCGCTGAGGGTCTGGGCAGGTGCAACCACCACGCTTTCACCTGTGTGTATGCCCATGGGGTCGATGTTCTCCATGTTACAGAACGATTATACAGGTGTCATTCCGGTCCCTCATAACCTCGTACTCGAATTCCTTCCAGCCCAGGACTGACTGGTCAATTAGGACCTGGTTGATGAAGCTCATCTCGAGGCCCCTTGTTGCTATCTCAATGAGTTCGTCCCGGCTGTGGGCCACCCCGCCCCCTGTTCCCCCCAGGGTGAAGGCGGGCCTCACGATCACAGGGTAGCCTATCTCCTCAACCGCCTCAAGGGCCTCCTCAACTGAACTGACGGCCCTGGCTGCTGGTACTGGTTCGTTGAGCTTCTTCATGAAGCTGTCAAAGAGGTCGCGGTCCTCCACGTTCCTTATGGTTTCAATTGATGAACCTATAACACGGACTCCCTCCAGGGCGCCCATCTCTGCAAGGCCCGTTGCAACGTTGAGGCCTGTCTGGCCGCCCATCGTTGGGAGTACTGCGTCAGGTTTCTCCTTCTGGATTATCTTGGCAACGATTTCGGGTGTGAGGGGTTCGACGTAGACCCTGTCAGCCATTTCCATGTCGGTCTGTATGGTTGCAGGGTTCGAGTTCACAAGTACTGTCTCTATTCCCTCCTCCCTGAGTGATTTACATGCCTGAGAGCCAGAGTAGTCGAATTCAGCTGCCTGCCCTATCTGTATAGGGCCAGAACCTATGATAAGTACCTTATTGATGCTTTCATCCCGCGGCATTTTATCCCCATTCCTCTCATCTAATATTCCCTTAAAACATCCACAAGCGGTCAAAGATGTTCACCGTGTCATGTGGCCCTGGACCCGCTTCAGGGTGATACTGGACACTGAACACCGGGAGTTCCCTGTGCTCTATACCCTCCGGTGTTCCGTCGTTGAGGTTCAGCTGTGTTATCTCTATGTCGGTGCCCTTCACTGAATCAGGGTCAACCGTGAATCCATGGTTCTGGGAGGTTATTGAAACCGTCCCACTCCTCAGGTCCTTCACAGGCTGATTTACGCCCCTGTGACCAAACTTCATCTTGTATATGCGGGCCCCGAAGGCCAGTGCGATTATCTGCTGTCCGAGGCATATCCCGAATATGGGCAGACGTTCGGATAGTGCTTTAACTGTGTCTATGGCATCCCTCACACGTGTGGGGTCCCCTGGTCCGCTTGATATGAGGAGACCGTCGGGCTCGTAATCCATGATCTCGGCGGGTGATGTGGTGTAGGGTACGATCACGACCCCCAGATCCTTCTCAAGGAGGGCATCTATGCTGTTCCTCTTGATCCCGCAGTCAACTATAACAACCCTCCCTGATGCATCCTCATTCAGGATTACAGGTTCCCTTACACAAACCATATCCACAAGGTCGATTTCTGTTATGTCTGGCTGTTTCACTGCCATTTCAAGCAGTTCATCATCATCAATCTCCTCGGTTGCAAGGGCACCCTTCATGGTACCCTTATCCCTTATCTTTATTGTCAGGGCGCGTGTATCCACTCCAGCTATCCCAGGAATCCCATATTCCTCCAGGAACTCCGGGAGAGTCTTTTCTGACAGGCTGTGTGAGGGTGCAGGGCACATTTCCCTGACGATGAGACCCTCGGCCTTTATCCCATCTGACTGGTACCACTCCTCGGTGACGCCGTAATTGCCCTGTAAGGGGTAGGTTGGCATCAGTATCTGGCCCCTGTATGATGGATCTGTGAGGGACTCAACATATCCTGTCATACCCGTTGCAAAGACAACTTCCCCTGTTTTCACAGTTTCAGATCCGAATGCTTCTCCTCTGATTATGGTACCGTCTTCCAAGGCGAGTTTTGCTTCCTTAAACATTTCACCACCATGATCCTGATTTCCTTTGATTGGATTAGACTGGTCGATATTCATGGCCATGGAGTGAATCAGGCTGGAGATCCATCCTCATGACCACAGCATCCTCTCCATCCTCATAATAGTTCTCTAATATCTTCTCCTCACTGAAGCCAAGGGCCCGGTAGAATTTTATGGCCCCTTTATTCCTTGCCCTTACCTCCAGTTTAATATTTTTAATGTGAAATTTTTCAAATATACTTATGGCTGTCATGACAAGTGCCGCCCCAACACCCCTCCTGCGGTAATCTTTATCAACTGCAAGTGAGATAATATGACCCTCATCCTCAAAACGGATCCAGAATATTATGAATCCAACGACCTTCCCATCCTCCTGGGCCACAAGGAAGCCTGCTCCAAGGTTGTAGATGTCCCTGAGGAGGTGGGCGGGGTATGGGTCCATGAAGGAGTCCCTTTCAATCTTAAGGACCACCTTAAGGTCCTGTGGTCTGAACTCTCTTATTATCATCTCTATCTCCGTGGTATCAATGTGGAATGATCTTGCAGTTTACATAATCAGGTGCTCGGGGCCGGGAACCCGTGTTGTTGAGGTGGGTGCCGGCAGGTTCCTCTATGTTTCAGATTACATCAGGAAACATTCAAAGGTTGATTTGGTTCTTACAGATATTAAACCTTCCCATGGGGGCATTGTACGTGATGACATCACATCCCCCAGGATGGAGATCTACCGTGGTGCCGCACTCATATACTCCATAAGACCGCCGGCAGAGATCCACAGCTCCCTCATGAGGGTCGCCGATGCTGTGGGGGCGCGGCTAATAATTAAGCCCCTGACAGGGGAGGATATTGTAACGGAAAGGAAGATGAAACTTGTCAATTATGGCAGGACATACTTCTATGAATACATAGCTGAAGTCCGCAGTAGGTGAAAGAATAGCTAACCATGTAAATGGGTGCCTTGCCACCTTGATCCCGTAACTAGGTACCGAGCACTGGATGTGCACATCAGTTTATATTATATTTATTATGAGATGGATATGGAAATAACGTTGAAGAACAGCTGGACTTATGATGGATATGAGAACAACATTGAATAACTGGACTGAGAGAAAATCCGCAGACGGAACTTATATGAAAGAATAACGTTGAAGAACAGCTGGTTGACAGAATCCACAGAATGAACTTATTAAATGTGCTAATTAAAGATTTAAGACGTGTTTAAAATGAAATGGGCTGATATGAGTTTAGATGAAGTTTTAAAGGAACTTAAAACGTCCAGGAAGGGTTTAAGCCAGGACGAGGCATCGAGGAGACTTGAGAAATACGGGAAGAACGAACTCGTTGAGGAGAAGAAGGCTGGCCCGGTGAAGCTATTCCTCAGCCAGTTCATGGACATACTCATAATACTCCTCATACTGGCTGCCGTTGCATCCTACTTCGTGGGTGACGTCCTTGACTCTGCAGTCATCCTCTTTGTTGTGGTTGTAAACGCCACCGTTGGATTCATCCAGGAGTACCGGGCCGAGCGTGCCATGGAGAAACTCAAGGGTCTGGTATCGACAGAAGCTGTCGTCATAAGGGACGGTGAGACCCTGAGGATCCCTGCATCCGAGCTAACCCTGGGAGACATGGTGATCATAGAGGAGGGAGATAATGTACCCGCCGACCTCCGGTTGATAGAAACCTATGATCTCCGGATAGACGAATCAGCCCTCACCGGGGAATCAATACCCGTCAGGAAGACACATGAAAATCCTGAAGATGAAAGGGATGTTATTGCATTCATGGACTCTAACGTTGTCTCAGGGCGCGGCAAGGGGGCTGTGATAGCCACCGGCATGGAGACCTCCATGGGTAAAATCGCCAGGATGATACAGGAGGATGAGGGTAAAACACCCCTCCAGGAGAAGATAATCTCCCTAGGGAAGAACCTCGGCCTCATAGCAGTGGTGGTATGTGCCCTTGTATTTGCAATACAGTTCCTCCGCGGCCTGCCACTGGTGGACACATTCATGACAGCAGTTTCCCTTGCCGTCGCATCTGTACCTGAGGGACTGCCAGCAATACTCACACTGACCCTTGCCCTTGGAATGCAGAGGATGGCCAGGAGCAACGCCATAGTGAGGAGACTCCTTGCAGTGGAGACACTCGGTTCCTGCTCTGTGATCTGCACAGACAAGACAGGTACACTGACCCACAACCGGATGACCGTGAGGGAATCAGAGCTCACATCACCTGAAATGGCCCTCCTGGTATGCGCACTCTGCAACAACGCCACATCATCTGAGGGGGGTGTGATAGGTGACCCCACAGATGCTGCCATACTGAGCTTCGCAGCTGAGAAGGGCTACCTGCGGGATGAACTCGAAAGGAAGTACCCCCGTCTGGCAGAGATACCCCTTGACAGTACAAGAAAGAGGATGAGCACCATAAACCAGCTGGAGGACG is a window from the Methanothermobacter thermautotrophicus str. Delta H genome containing:
- a CDS encoding amidohydrolase family protein; translation: MLVVENGTILRGPELTPQRKNLVIEDGIIKEITDERAPSGERIDASKLMVCPALVNSHVHIGDSVALDVGDGRPLEDIVRPPNGLKHRILESSPPGMLMEAMRNSARDMITHGIGSFIDYREGGPEGVELLREAIGDLPISGIILGRDPVVFDQEASRAEIRRRVRGVLRVSDGFAPSGMGEITDETASIIVEECERAGKIASIHVAEHRESQRRSLEDTGMSEVERALNAGFKLLVHLTNPVREDLKLVRESGASVVLCPRSNGALSSGIPPIRRMHELGINLLLGTDNLMFNSPDMLREMEYTLKVTRGCARRYFPPVEVLRMATSNTSAFTGTGVIEEGFPADLILVEKLSGDPYLSIINRTESKNIIYLIIKGKLVKR
- a CDS encoding universal stress protein is translated as MYSKILLPTDGSKQANKAAEHAIWIARESGAEIIALTVMETSSLVGLPADDLIIRLREMLEEEASRSLEAVKKLVEESGADIKLTVRTDEGSPAEAILRTVEKEGVDLVVMGTSGKHGLDRFLLGSVAEKVVRSAGCPVLVVH
- a CDS encoding PKD domain-containing protein, producing the protein MRVSGFMLTALIIASVITFPVAEAHILIVADSLSDSPDMYDEAKKVATTLKNRGYHVLELYRNNATVKNILKGMYGADAVIYAGHGGYMAGHYDGRGGNATPPFGLVARDGYIWSAGDMMMVNGTTFYAPFKDGIPAILLHACFSTGWVEEYEVKNPVETVYSFARMFTGAGANYYATAWDGAEIIYDFLSGARNFYEANQQNYEVINQSTLYNGTEVWRNDHGYAAFVGDWNGTFPRVNQTTPYDDAAAEEWYRTKSRPTFTGSKPVADFTYAYCGSTSIRTFAFTSTSYDPDGDNLTLTWNFGDGSTATGSNVTHTYAREGYYTVSLTAKDSNGLISVKKKTVTAGNPKPDLVVTGTRKSGSTLYIYIRNQGTAAARNFYTRVWYGRYSTRNYKQVYTGTLNPGASTRLKVYYRYYRGTVKVDYYNRVAEKSELNNLRKF
- a CDS encoding UPF0146 family protein; the protein is MWNDLAVYIIRCSGPGTRVVEVGAGRFLYVSDYIRKHSKVDLVLTDIKPSHGGIVRDDITSPRMEIYRGAALIYSIRPPAEIHSSLMRVADAVGARLIIKPLTGEDIVTERKMKLVNYGRTYFYEYIAEVRSR
- a CDS encoding CBS domain-containing protein, producing MLVKEIMSENIHYVTVPGNRATALELMRKKNVSGLPVVKKGTEELVGIITRSDLVENPDEEQIVLIMTRNPVTVSPDDDVRVAAERMLENNIRRVPVVDGDRLVGIVTSYDLVAGAIAEMDIQEPVENYMTRNIPTTWDRTPLNVAFEIMRYFRLKVLLTLNNRGKLSGVLTETDFINESEVVSESTVHNTSVGTEGDRWSWDSKNVLYVIKNQLKFPDKEARDVATTDIVTATTSTTVTSCAQKMKRRKIEQIPIIDYEGDLVGLARANDLINALIDGND
- the carA gene encoding glutamine-hydrolyzing carbamoyl-phosphate synthase small subunit, producing MFKEAKLALEDGTIIRGEAFGSETVKTGEVVFATGMTGYVESLTDPSYRGQILMPTYPLQGNYGVTEEWYQSDGIKAEGLIVREMCPAPSHSLSEKTLPEFLEEYGIPGIAGVDTRALTIKIRDKGTMKGALATEEIDDDELLEMAVKQPDITEIDLVDMVCVREPVILNEDASGRVVIVDCGIKRNSIDALLEKDLGVVIVPYTTSPAEIMDYEPDGLLISSGPGDPTRVRDAIDTVKALSERLPIFGICLGQQIIALAFGARIYKMKFGHRGVNQPVKDLRSGTVSITSQNHGFTVDPDSVKGTDIEITQLNLNDGTPEGIEHRELPVFSVQYHPEAGPGPHDTVNIFDRLWMF
- the rimI gene encoding ribosomal protein S18-alanine N-acetyltransferase; translated protein: MIIREFRPQDLKVVLKIERDSFMDPYPAHLLRDIYNLGAGFLVAQEDGKVVGFIIFWIRFEDEGHIISLAVDKDYRRRGVGAALVMTAISIFEKFHIKNIKLEVRARNKGAIKFYRALGFSEEKILENYYEDGEDAVVMRMDLQPDSLHGHEYRPV